The nucleotide window TAAGAGTAAATATCAACTTCCTTGAAACTTAAAATGTCACCATTTCCTGGTATGTGCTGTACACACAGTAAACACCCAGTATTATGTAAAATCTGTAtcttttgaaaaaaacccagagatatacatgtatcaaaactTCTTTTCATTGCATATTATTTTGACAAGAAAAAGCTATTCAGCAAATGTACTTCATATTGCATGGCAATTGTTGTTAAATGTGCTTAATATCACAATGATGTATAATCCTGCTTAATAATGTAGTTATTGAAATAGCCAATTGTTTAGTAACAAACCTCTGTATGTCAAAGactaaaaatcaaatatattcaACTAATACGTGTGTAAAACATGACGGCGACACTGATAATATCGTCATATAGATATCACATTATACATTTCTGTAGTGGAAACACACATTAACTTGGTGAAAGATTCCATTTTCAATGAGGGAATTACGATTCTACCAATTCACTGTCCAGACACTCTCCTAGTGTCAGTCTGTAATTGGCTATCTTAGAAATCCCGTGAAAGTGGACCAGCGCGGCTGCCAAAACGAACATGTGAAAGATCTGGTGGCTCTGAAACTGGATTAAAAAAATCTATCAACATTGTGTAAAATATACTTAAATTTCAAAGATCACTCTCTGCTGTTAATTTTATCTGAGGTAGTTTATGATATGCACTCTTATAAACtcaatccaccatttcataaaACAGCAAAATTATGTAAAAATGAAGGAATTCGTCATTCTTACCCAAATATCAAACTTTCCTGGAAAGATTCTCTCTGGAATTCTGAAGGCGTATATCAGAGCTCCTACTATATACAGCAGGGCCATCAGACACAGCCATCCCAGGGCAGCGAAGTTAATTGCATTGTTAAATCCCTCAATGCTTACATAATGCATGGCAGGCACCACCCCACTTAAACCCAGGGCAATAAAAACACCTGAAATATTCAACAAATCTCTTACTACAAAGTAAATTTCAGACTGATTGAAATTTTTGCATGAAACACATGCACTTGTACGTAAGTCTCAAATAAATTTTCTTgttacattttatttcaattcctgtttcaaataatttatttaatatatgaaaacaaatgattAAACTGTCTTCTATGTACATACCTGCCCTAATTCCCCTAAATTCTGGTTCAGCAAACTTGTCCCAGAGAGACACAACTATACAACACGTTCCTAGGACAAATATGAGTACCAGGTAAGCAATTTTGGGTGCTATCCGACAGTAGAAGCTGTAATACAACCACGGAACAAACGACCCCATCGTCAGCAGAGCTATACCACAGTAGTCCAACCTTCAACAAAATTAACACGCACTATGTATCACTTTAATCATTTACAATATTAATGTTTACCTACAATAAAGTATTTGTACCTGTACCCAATTTAATTTCAAGAAATTTTAACTGATTTCCAAGAAAATTCTGCTATTTTCTctacatatcaaaatttttaaattaaaactgCATAGGATGTAATCAAgccataaaacatttaaatttcaaacaaaactgAGAAGAAGTGAAAATTGGCAGAACAAAATTCATATTATAAAATTTTCAACAGAAAACGATACATTATAAGAAATGTATTATAGAACGTATTATTATCTAAACACTGTAAACAATGATGATATCATAAATTAGAGACGACACATAATTTCATGACTCTCTTCAAATCGAATATACATATCagaataaacaacaaaaaatatgaaaagtaaaTTCATGCACTAACTTTTTAATACTGTTTGTAAATGAAGAGTATATACATGCACGTCCATGTATCATAATCTATACTGcgagattttaaaacattttcaggAGAAAGATCCAGAGTAGAAAAACACAATTTACCCTTTGCGAGTGGTTCCATGTTAATGAAACGATTTCCGTTCAAAACTTTCTGTCATTTTCCGTGTAGATGGATTTCGAATCTTTTCATATTTAATGTCACTAGTAAGTTTGGCTCCCATTTTcaaaagcatatttttaatgCAGTCATCTTCTACAGATAATGTAAGGGAAAACTAAATTGATGCATTTTCTTTTACACTTACTTGTTGAAGAGTTTTCCAATTCTTTCACTGTGACAAAATACTGTGTGAAATATCCACGAGAATCCCAAACAAAGAATGGCGCCTGCAAAAAATGCTGAGAAAACGGCCTTCTCCTGCCACTGAACTTCAACAGACGGCCTAGTTAGGAAATAACTGGCTATTCCAATAAAcgctatcatccctgaaaacaTCCAAAACAGTTTCCAATAAACACTTGTACTTCAGAACAAATCCGACGTAAAATAACCCAAATCTCGGTACAGAAGGACATGGTTACAAAATGACATAATatttataacaagaggcccatgggccacatcactcaccttggcccatatctgaagactttccatatatatatttgcatgtaaaaccttagtccctattgtggccccaacctacccctggaggccatgatttgaacaaacttgaatctgcactatgtcatcaATAGGGCTGTAACGGTTACCCGAAATAACTGAGAACTGCGGGTCATGTTTGGTTCAATTTTTccgtatttcggttcgggtttGGTTTCAAAAATAGAATCATTATGTcgtcaaaatcctcaaaggtggctgtattttgatcaattattaaatgatggcattgtggacaaaactgtgaataatgacagtatatgtaagatatgtcGGACGTATTGAAAATACGCCACAGGAGcaacatcgtcaatgacaaaagactgaaagcatggatggaaacaagtagaagtgacaatgctgtttctagtaccatggatgtcgagtctaaacctcagtccacgtccccgagtaattattgtgacaaaatacaataaaggtttttgattttaacagtatattagatttttaaaatagttatatagacccgaaccgaaataccTGAACCCGAAGTAAAAAATTTAGAACCACTTCCACCCGAAAATTTTTGGAACTATGACAGCCctagtcaggaagctttcatgtaaatgtcagctcttctggctcagtggttcttgagaagatttttaaagattttccttatatatttctatgtaaaactttgatcccctataaataaatcatttatttattgtgaccccaacctaccccgagggccatgatttgaacaaacttgattctgcactatgtcaaaagcTTTCAAGTATATCTCAGCTCTTCTAACTTAGTGGTTCTtgtgaaaaagatttttaaagattttatttattcccatataaaactatgatcccatattgtgaccccaacctacccacgggagccatgatttgaacaaacttgaatttgcactatgtcaaaagctttcaagtaaatctcagctcttctagcttagtggttcttgagaaaaagatttttaaagattttatttattcccatataaaactatgatcccctattgtgaccccaacctacccccggatgccatgttttgaacaaacttgaatcttcactatgtcaggaagctttcatgtaaatctcagctcttctggctcagtggttcttgagaagaaaatttttaaatgaccccaccgtagttttgcatttttatgattatcttccctttgaaagggacatggcccttcatttgaagaaacttaaaagcccttcacccaaggatgctttgtggcaaattttgttgaaattggcccagcagttcttaagaagaagtcgaaaatgtgaaaagtttacaacgccgacagacaacagaaaaattttgattttggcCCAGGTGAGCTTAAAAAAAAAGTCCTCAGTATTGATACCACGTATGTTAACACACGTACGTGTCCAACCCTAGTCATCaacatttttggaaaaaaaggTCCACTACaccctagctgcaataatgtagccctatccaattttttttttttttattctgacgttttcgggatagggctacaattccataggatctccgtaatggtgcaaaataattttatgaataaccgataataaactctgtgttttagtcccaaatgttgtttacaccaaaagaaGTACCACTTTGtcctcgggcatgtctaataaaggtgtttttcattaaatataatgtacagcatgcaaaattcttcgtctgctccgccatgcttgttatcgcgagatctcgtaggtggatctaatgaaaaacctaaacattgacaattagcacgaaaatgtagttactcgagccacttcgacaaagaaaggaaaatcatattgttgcagaaagaatttacactctgctcttcggtttttaacttgatattaaattcaaaccttttcaataccgacgaaatagctttcgcctccatacttgtccattgatgtaaatactaccttatatggtatatgcaaatgacttgacaatcggaagttgaaacttcagtacatcaaacatggcgcacaaatatgaatcgagaaattggaatttatcgaaattgttgaaaatggtaaaatagagcctcacaaatcttaagttgcaggttgtaaatttatatattgactaagaaacagaatatcattttatttacgtaaagaaagtcaggaaatgtttagaatgagcacaaatgttgcgggagtgatacactcccgcatttgcaccattacggagatcctaaggagttgtagccctctccctaaaaaaaaaaaaaaaaatcagagagggttacattattgcagctaactaCACCCCTTAAACAAACTaaccaaaaaaaattttaaaaatatatactgaATAAAATGCATTACCATTACACATTAACCATGTTAACACTACACTAGATCTGGTTTGTACGTTTCTTTAGTAGGGTATGCATACCACATagcaaagtttgaatttttaatatcaacagTTATAATCAAAATGCATGTGGGAAAACAATCAAATATACAGAAAACAACTAGAATAGCTTTTATCTGTATGCAAGTTACTCACCTAATAAA belongs to Ostrea edulis chromosome 7, xbOstEdul1.1, whole genome shotgun sequence and includes:
- the LOC125655049 gene encoding adiponectin receptor protein-like; protein product: MASTSHSDNIDVYSITESPIIEQPKSVDQITLDSDFSEGEDDLTLSQKDASRKSESGKLLFTKRFRRIRGNPDEDGDDDDLKVSRHSRVDDFLSGTCKAAEQAEEFVKKVWAAGWRVVHHRSLPDWLQDNDFLHTGHRPPTNSFLVCFKSIFRIHTETGNIWTHLLGMIAFIGIASYFLTRPSVEVQWQEKAVFSAFFAGAILCLGFSWIFHTVFCHSERIGKLFNKLDYCGIALLTMGSFVPWLYYSFYCRIAPKIAYLVLIFVLGTCCIVVSLWDKFAEPEFRGIRAGVFIALGLSGVVPAMHYVSIEGFNNAINFAALGWLCLMALLYIVGALIYAFRIPERIFPGKFDIWFQSHQIFHMFVLAAALVHFHGISKIANYRLTLGECLDSELVES